The sequence AAATGTCTATTGTTTACCAAAGTAGAAATGTTCTGGTTTTGGGGTAAAATCAATAAGAAGTGAAATCCTGGTAGATGTACCTAAATCTGCATGAGGCGTATAAGCATAATCAATTTTTACATACTTAAAATCAAACCCAAAACCAGCAGAAAAATCCAAACTCTGCTGGTAAGAACCACCGAACCTTAATATAAATACTTTCTGCAGAGGTATTTCCAACCCAATGCCAAATTTTACCTTAGAATCAATTGCCTGAACAGCATCTATGCTGGTATTAAACTCCTTTGAAGTAAATCCCGTGCCAATTCTCAAAGTCATAGGCAAAACCTGGGACCCGGAAACAGAACCAACATTGGCAACAGAAACGCCCCACCTGTTGCCGGTGGACCTTGATAAATACAGCAATCCTAAATCAGCTGATAGAGCGCTTACTTGACCGGTATCAAGCTTTTCTATTATTGAGTTTGCTGTAAAACCAAATTTTATTTCGCTTGAATTGTATTCACTAACCGGAAAATTCCGGGCATACAAAAAAGAAAAATTACTGTCACTCAATTCTAATCCCGTAGTTTGAACAATCGTTTCAACCCCGGCCACGTCTGTTTTTGCCGTTGTATAATCTTTTACTTTAAGGACTTTAGCGCTGAATCCTATTGCGTTATTGCCAAAACCCACACCTGACATAAAAACATCAGCAGTTACATCATTGTCAAATAACGCCATATGAGTAAAATTATACTGGGAACCTTTCAGGTTGGCTAAACCCGCGGGATTATATTCAAAAGCTGAAACATCGTCCGACAAGGCAACGAAGTTGCCGCCAAGCGCCTGCGGCCTGGCGCTAAAACCTATTTTTAAAAACGGCAGCGCTGTCGTACCGGGTGTCTGCCCTTGGGCAAAGACAAGGAAATTACCGGTTCCTAAAAAAAGAATCAGTAAAAGAATATTCTTTCTCATTTTATCAGAGTGATCTTTCCTTTTGTTTTTCCTAGATCTGTCTCAATAACATATAAATATATCCCGTTTGCAACAATATCACCGTCATCATTCCTGCCATCCCACTCAGCATGGCTAGCTATGTTTTCTGTTTTAGTCCTGATTTTCTCGCCTGCAATATTATAAATTGTAATTTTAATACTCGAGCCTTTGAGGCTCTTTGAAAGATATACCTCCGCTCTCTGTCCTTGCGACGGGTTAAAAGGATTCGGAGTGCTTATAGCTGTTATAGTCGGCTGGACTGCTGGCACTTTATAGCCTACTGCTCCCGAAGCGTTAAGTAAACCGTATCCGGTTTCGTTGTCTTTTCCGGAAGGAAGAATGTCTGTTGCTGAACTGGTAAGTTTTTCATACACATCATCAAAAGTTAATGCCGGATCCTTTGCCAGGATAAGCGCAACTACACCGGAAACAAAAGGAGTCGCCATAGATGTTCCGTATGACCAGGCATAACCAGAGGGGTGAAAAATACCTTCAGTATTGTCAGTTCCATCAGGAAGGGTTGGCAGTTGAGTTGGAACTGTACTCCATATCTCAACTCCTGGAGCTACTAAATCAAGTTCAGGGCCATAATTGGAAAAAGGCGCTCTTTTATTATCTTTGCCTGCAGCTCCTACTGCGATAACATGAGTCATGGCCGCCGGATACATGACATAATCATCCGTTGTATCGCTATCACCGGCTTCATTCCCTGAAGCAGCAATAATAATGCAGCCTCTTTTATATGCAGCTTCAATCTCATCTTTTTCCAATTCTGATAAATCAGGGCCGCCAAGACTCAAACTTATTATTTTTGCGCCTTTGCTTACAGCATAAGAGATGCCGCTCGAAATGGATACTGTTGAACCTGATCCGGTTGCATCAAGAACCTTCACCGGTAAAATCCTTGCCCCCCAACTGACACCTGCTATACCTTTATTGTTATTGGTCATTGCTGAAATTATGCCTGCAACATGCGTTCCATGGCCGTTATCGTCCATCGGATTATGGTCATTGGCGGTAAAAGTTGAAACAAAATTATACCCATTTGCCCAATCAACATTTCCTGCAAGATCCGAATGCGTATAATCAACGCCGGTATCAACAACAGCTACTATAACGCTCGGGGATGCTTTTATCATGTCCCAGGCAGAAGGACAATCTACCCTCTGGACACCCCATTGATAAGAATTATAAAGCGTATCATCAGGAGTTATAAATGCATGCCTGGCATAATTTGGTTCTGCATACTCAACTTCGGGCAGGCTTTTATAGTATTCAACAGCGGATTCAACAGACATATTTTCAGGCAATTCCATTACATCAACACCCAAATGCTCCGCTCCGCCCTTGTTGACAGCGTTGATCCGCCTGGCATGATTTGCTTTTAGTGTTTTACCCGCAGACGATTTATATTTTACTATAACTTCGCCTTTTACAACATCGATATTTTTTTTGGTTCGCCGGGAATAAAATTTTTCTCTTTGAAACGCTTCTGACGTTGAGGTGAACTGAGGAAGTATTACTAATAATGAAATTAAAATTAAAGGAAAGGGGTTTAGTTTCAAATTGTTAACTTATAAGTCTTGTTCCTTCCTTATAGGTAGCGAAATGCTCCAGGCTTCAAAAAAACCCGCTAAAAAAGCGCCTATATAGTAGCCCCACCATTGGTTTGGTATGCCGCCTAAAATCCAGACAGCGCCCACGGAAAGCATGGAAAAACTGAAACAATAAGTACCTATGGCTGATAAAACAAGTTTCTTGGGCATATTGCTGTATAATTTTTTTCTATCTTCCGGATAAGCAGCAGCTCTGTGCAGAGCAATTGTAGCGCCTGCCGCCAATATTATAACCGGACTGACTAATCTGCATATAAACAATATTGTCATCAGTAAAGATCTTTGCTGTGTCATATCTTTAAACCAGAGGCCGTCATAAGCCGCGTAACTACCTATATAAAAAATAGGTTCGCTTCCTCCGATGGCGCGTATATTTACCAGTCCAAATATTATTGCAAAAATAATACAGGTGCTATATACAGTCCATACCATGCTCTTTTTAATATTTTCACCGCCGTAAGCCAGGCCGTAAATAGACAGAAAAACCGACGGCCCAAAAACACCTATCATAAAAAACTCACGGATGTTGTTTACTATTAAAGGAAAAGGATGGGGGCCAACAAGGATTTGCAGGGGTCTGGTAGCTAAATATAAACCAAAAGCGATAAACCCGTAATAGGCCTGGTCATAGGTCGCTTTTCCGGCCGAGAAATGCCTGATGGGCGCGATGTAACGCACGTATCTTGCCAGCGCAAAAAAAATCAACCCTGCGGAGATTGGAATAAACAAATTAACAACAATTATCGGTAGATTTTCCATAAATTTTTATTTAATAATCCTTTAATGTTTCTAATAATGTTCCCAATCTTACCAAAATATTTCAGTACTGTCAAACACCTATTTTTTTTGACCTATTGACAAATAAAATGTTGTATGCTATAATAACTGCGTAGTGAAGTTTGAAGTTACAAATTTTTTCACATTTACAAAATTAGTTGAGCTGCCTTCCACAAAAGAAATCAGTATCACTTCTTGTAAAAATCAAAAAACCTTGTAAACAATTCAAAAATCTTAACTTCACAAAAGTAGGTGAATTTTCTAATGAAAGGTAAAGTTAAATGGTTTAACTCCAGCAAAGGTTACGGCTTCATCACACCGGAAGAAGGTGCGGATGTATTCGTACACTTTTCATCCATTTCGGGCGACGGTTATAAGAGCCTGAATGAAGGTGATAATGTTGAGTTCGAAGTTCTCAACGACGCGAAGGGTGCCAAAGCACAAAACGTATCAAAGATATGATATGTGGAGCATAGAAGTTAATCAGTTACCCCCTCGAATTCAAGTATTTTGGTAGAGGACCTGGCGGAAAACGCCAAAATCTGTTAGCAACTTGCAAAAAATAAAAACCACCGTGAGTATTTCATGGTGGTTTTTTTTGAGTTGGACGAAACCCCAAAACTGCTTCCATTTTAGTTTTGGGGTGAATTCCTTTCCATAAATTCCCTTATCTTCCAATCCATCAAAATATGCGACTTCTTTATGGGTTTTTTAAGCGAAACCCCTTCCAAAGAAACACACCTGCTTAACGCAACATACATCTGCCCATGGGCAAACGTGCCGGTTCCGATGTCTATTATGACCCTATCAAATGTTTTGCCCTGGCTTTTATGAATAGTAATAGCCCAGGCAAGTTTCATAGGGTGCTGAGTAAAAGTACCGGCAGTTTCTGTATCAATGGTATGCGTATTTTCATTGAGTTTATAATGGAGCACTTCCCAGACATGCGGTAACACTTCTTCTGTGCGGCCGTTAGCTAATTCTACTAAAATAACATCCATTCCGTCATTACTTGGCCTAATATCTACAATCTTACCAACGGAACCGTTTACCCATCTGCCTGAAGAATCATTATTCAGCATCATAATCTGCGCTCCCCTTCCTACTTTCAATTCATAGTCGGTTGGGTAAGATTTGTCATTAAAATCCCCGCTAACTTGCGCCTGGTAAGTTGCTACTTCAGCCCCCAATTCGTTTAAACGCTCATTATTTATTTCCAGAGCCATTTTATTGGTTGTAGTAAGGTGAACTGCAAAGCCTTTTTCCAGCTCTTTCGTAAATTCAAAACCCAGGCGTTCATTAAGCGTAGCGATTTGTTTATATGAAATAGAATTGTTCCTGATGGAGTTAAGCAGGCTTATGAAATTTTCATCTTCCTGGCGGTATATTTTTCCAAGTTCAATAAATTCCATTGAAAAGTACTCGAAAACTTTTGCATCAAAAAAATAGGGGCTCTCGTAATGCATTCTCATCATTTCTTTTTCTTCATCCTTAACTACCGGCGGCAACTGGTAAAGGTCCCCGATAAAAATCATCTGCACACCGCCGAAAGCCCGGCTGCTATCCCTGCCTTTTAAGCGCAAAAAAAGGTTCACACAATCCAGTAAATCCGCTCTTACCATGGAAATTTCATCAATAATAATAGCATCAATTTCCTGATAAATCCCGCTGTTTTTTCTCTTCAGTTTGTCGACTTTTTTTATGGTAATCCCGGGTTTAAATCCAAAGAAGGAATGTATTGTTTCCCCGTTCACGTTCAGGGCTGCAACACCGGTTGGGGCAAGTACTACTACTTTTTTTTGGGTATTTAACCGGAAATACTGTAATAACGTAGATTTGCCTGTACCGGCTTTGCCTGTAACAAACAAATTTTTGCCGGTATTTTCCATCAAATCCAGCGCTTTTTTAAACTGCGGATTCAATTCAATATTTTTCAATTTTTTTTACTTGAGGTTTACTGCCTGGAGCGGTACGGAGTATTTTTTTGAACGGATAAAGGCTATGACTCCCTGAAGGTCATCCTTTATTCTGCCGGAAACCCTTATCTGTTCATCCTGAATGGCGCATTGAACTTTTAGGTTAAGGTTTTTAATATCTTTTACTATGGTTTTTGCCAGCTCTTTTTCTATCCCGCAAACAAGATTGTTTACTTCTTTTGCCTCGCCGCTAACATTGGTTTCAATCGGTTTTGGCGCCAGGGACCTGGGATCCACGTTTCTTTTCGCCAATTTGGCCCATAAAATTTGTTTAATTATTTTAAGATGAAAATCTGAACCGGAGTATAAGGTTACTGTTTTTTCCGTGCGGTTAAAAGCAATACTGGAATTAGTACCTTTTAAATCAAACCTGACTGGAATTTCGCGCATTGCAATATTGACTGAATCATCCACTCCCTGTAAATCCACATTTGAAACAATATCAAAACTAAAATCCGTAGCCATTTTAATACCTCCCGGGCAGGGGTCCCGATTACCAGCTTACAGGACACTTCAGGACCCGAACAATTATTTCATATTATATAATTTTATGCAGGCTAGGGCAATCCCAACTCGAATAGCTAAAACAGCCGGTACCCAGCCGGATTCGGATATTTTGTACGGTAAACTAATAACTGAGGAGCAGTTCAACAAACTCTCCAAATCCACCCCCACCCAGAAAATATTTTAATTAAAAAAGCCCCTTGACAATACAAGGTATACCTTGTATAATAATAGTAGACAATATGCTGAAAGCAATCTATTATTACAAAGATGACAGAGGCAATAATCCCGTAAAAGAATTTATTGATAAGTTGCCTTTAAAAGAA comes from Elusimicrobiota bacterium and encodes:
- a CDS encoding YajQ family cyclic di-GMP-binding protein; its protein translation is MATDFSFDIVSNVDLQGVDDSVNIAMREIPVRFDLKGTNSSIAFNRTEKTVTLYSGSDFHLKIIKQILWAKLAKRNVDPRSLAPKPIETNVSGEAKEVNNLVCGIEKELAKTIVKDIKNLNLKVQCAIQDEQIRVSGRIKDDLQGVIAFIRSKKYSVPLQAVNLK
- a CDS encoding PorV/PorQ family protein — its product is MRKNILLLILFLGTGNFLVFAQGQTPGTTALPFLKIGFSARPQALGGNFVALSDDVSAFEYNPAGLANLKGSQYNFTHMALFDNDVTADVFMSGVGFGNNAIGFSAKVLKVKDYTTAKTDVAGVETIVQTTGLELSDSNFSFLYARNFPVSEYNSSEIKFGFTANSIIEKLDTGQVSALSADLGLLYLSRSTGNRWGVSVANVGSVSGSQVLPMTLRIGTGFTSKEFNTSIDAVQAIDSKVKFGIGLEIPLQKVFILRFGGSYQQSLDFSAGFGFDFKYVKIDYAYTPHADLGTSTRISLLIDFTPKPEHFYFGKQ
- a CDS encoding AAA family ATPase, translated to MENTGKNLFVTGKAGTGKSTLLQYFRLNTQKKVVVLAPTGVAALNVNGETIHSFFGFKPGITIKKVDKLKRKNSGIYQEIDAIIIDEISMVRADLLDCVNLFLRLKGRDSSRAFGGVQMIFIGDLYQLPPVVKDEEKEMMRMHYESPYFFDAKVFEYFSMEFIELGKIYRQEDENFISLLNSIRNNSISYKQIATLNERLGFEFTKELEKGFAVHLTTTNKMALEINNERLNELGAEVATYQAQVSGDFNDKSYPTDYELKVGRGAQIMMLNNDSSGRWVNGSVGKIVDIRPSNDGMDVILVELANGRTEEVLPHVWEVLHYKLNENTHTIDTETAGTFTQHPMKLAWAITIHKSQGKTFDRVIIDIGTGTFAHGQMYVALSRCVSLEGVSLKKPIKKSHILMDWKIREFMERNSPQN
- a CDS encoding cold-shock protein gives rise to the protein MKGKVKWFNSSKGYGFITPEEGADVFVHFSSISGDGYKSLNEGDNVEFEVLNDAKGAKAQNVSKI
- a CDS encoding S8 family serine peptidase, with translation MKLNPFPLILISLLVILPQFTSTSEAFQREKFYSRRTKKNIDVVKGEVIVKYKSSAGKTLKANHARRINAVNKGGAEHLGVDVMELPENMSVESAVEYYKSLPEVEYAEPNYARHAFITPDDTLYNSYQWGVQRVDCPSAWDMIKASPSVIVAVVDTGVDYTHSDLAGNVDWANGYNFVSTFTANDHNPMDDNGHGTHVAGIISAMTNNNKGIAGVSWGARILPVKVLDATGSGSTVSISSGISYAVSKGAKIISLSLGGPDLSELEKDEIEAAYKRGCIIIAASGNEAGDSDTTDDYVMYPAAMTHVIAVGAAGKDNKRAPFSNYGPELDLVAPGVEIWSTVPTQLPTLPDGTDNTEGIFHPSGYAWSYGTSMATPFVSGVVALILAKDPALTFDDVYEKLTSSATDILPSGKDNETGYGLLNASGAVGYKVPAVQPTITAISTPNPFNPSQGQRAEVYLSKSLKGSSIKITIYNIAGEKIRTKTENIASHAEWDGRNDDGDIVANGIYLYVIETDLGKTKGKITLIK